The Halostagnicola larsenii XH-48 region CTCGCTTGCCATCACAGTCCGACGCAATCGCTGGTGACGACCGCGTACCGCGGCCCAGGCGAGCAGGCGCGACGACCGCGTTCTACAGCCCAGCGCGAGCGGTCGTGCCGACGAAAAACCGCCGCGACGCGTCACCCAACGATCCAGCGGAGATACCAGAGCAAACAGCCGCCCACTACCAGACCGGCCAGCATCGCAACGCCAACGACGAGTACGGATCCGTCGCCAAAAAGCGCCATCAATCCGCTCGAGAGCCCGACGATGACGACGAAGCCGGTCTGCAGCCGAGTCTCCGCAGGGCCGTCGCTCCCGGTCGTATTCCGACGGCTCACAGCTGCTGCGGTGCGCTGACGTGCATCGTTCGGAACCTCCATTCGTCCTCGGCTCCCTCCCGGCGCTCTAGCGTCCCGCTCCAGCGCGTCTCGAAGTGCCACCGTTCCCCGCTCCGCGTATCGGTCCACGCGAGCGTCACCTCGTCCGCGAAGGTGGCGTACGCGCCGTGGTCGTCGACGAGAAGATTGTGACTCTCGACGGTCCACTCGCTCGTCGTCTCGGTCTGTTCGGAAAGCGCGTCGGCGACCTCGTCGTAACCGAACAGCGACTCGCTCACGCCGAATTTGGTCGTCGAGTCAGCCTCGAGAAAGTACAACTCCAACTGGCCGCCTCGACGCAACGTTTCGTAGTACGCGCGAATCGTGTCCTCGACGGTCATACGTGGTGACTCGAGGCCGGCGTACAAAGCCTCACCGGCAACTGGGGGCCCTCCCGGCAACCAGCGTGCACAAGTCCCACGAGGAGTCCTCGTCTCACATGAACCCGCGGTCGACCTCGTCCGCTTCGATGAGGTCGTCGAGTTCCTCGCTCAGTAGCTTCTCGGCCTCGTCGAAGCGGTCGGCAAGGCTATCGAGTTCGTCGGGCCGGTCGTACTGGTCGTACTCCATCGGGCCGAAGGCCGGACTCTCGAGGGCGTCCATCATGTCGTCGAAGAAGTCTTCCGGCGTCGTCGGCGCGTCCGCGTGGGTTTCGACGACCGTTTGCAGCCGCTTTGCGACCGACTCGGCGTGGTCTTCGTCCTCGGGCGGAGACTGGACGGCGAACCGACCGCCGCTCTCGCGTTCGGGGAGAAACGAGCCGATTTCGTCGTCGAGATTCCGGGCGACTCGCGCCCCGACTCCGTGGACTTCGAAGGGATTCTTGGCGTAGGTCTTCAGAAAGAAGACGCCCGCGCGGGGATGGGCGAGATACATATCTTCGCCGACCCCGCCGGCGCGGTCACCGGCGACCGCCCGCCAGTCCTCCGGGTCGGCGTCGTGGTCGGTGACGTCCTCGAGTACGTCTTTGAACTCTCGGATCCGCATAATAGGAGATTGGAAAGCGGAAAGAAAGAACGTATCGATCCGGCAAACGAGGGCCCGAATATCGGCGGCCGGACCAAAAAGAATACGACGGGCCATCCCTCAGCACTGGTAACCGTCGTTTAAATCATGCTCTGGGTTGAAACAATCAGGTACGCGGAACTGTTTCGTACGTCACCGATCGAATGCTCGCTCACCTCCGTCGTCCCGCTGGCACTCGCACTGGGTCAACTGGGAAATAGTTACGTCAACGGCGTCTCCCCGGTGATCGCCGCCGGATTCGCGCTCACGATGATCGTCTTCGCCGTCGTCGCGACTGGCCACCACGCCGCTTCCCATCGACTCCGACAGCTCGAGTCGACGGCGTCCCGGTGAGCGAGGGGCCTTCACCGCTTTTCAGTGTTTTACCGCGATCCAATTCGCTTACCGCCGTGTCGAGTTAGGATCCGTCGCGACCGTTCTCGCTTCGCGAGATTCGTAGGCGTTGTATCCCGCCAACCCGGCGATGAGCAGTCCGGAGACGACAGTGCTCCAGAACGGTCCCGTCCCCATCTCGAGGAGCACCGGTGCGACGATCAACCAGATTCCGAGGATCGCGACGAGCGTCGCAATACCGGTACTGAGCGGGATATCGTTCGAGAGTCGGTAGTAGTTGTATCCTCCAGCGAGGAAGACGACGCCACCGACGGCGATGTTGTTCCACAGCGAGGCCGTTCCAACGTCGTAGACGAGCACTGAGAGGGCGACCCAGATGCCGATTACGGCGACGACGCCGCTGACGAACGCGCTATTCCGCCGGCGCTCGGCGTTTGCGATTTGGGTCGACTCGTCCCGCGGATCGCCGTCGTCACCCCGGCCTGCATTGTTGACCCGCTCATCCGATTCGATCCGTTCGTCCGCGCCGATGTCCTCGTCTCCCGCCCGGTGGTCCGAACCGACGTTCGTCTCGTCGTCGCCGGGACTGGGATCGCTCATGCGGAGACCGATTCGAGTTGGGACGCAAAAGCGTCCGTGACCGTTCCGCGCGCGTTCACCTTCCCGTCGGCGGTAACATCGTATTACCGCCTCGAATCACGATTCCTTCGTTTGTGTTGTTGACGCTTCTATCTCCGGCAGCCGAACGCGCATCACGTTTGTAGGGAAAACGAAAACGTCGATCCTTCGCCGGGTTCGGAGTCGACCCAGATGTTCCCGCCGTGGCGTTCGACGATTCGCTCGCAGATCGCGAGTCCGATCCCGGTACCGTCGTACTCCGCGCGGCTATGCAGGCGATCGAAGACGTCGAACACCCGATCGGTGTTCTCGGAGTCGATCCCGATCCCGTCGTCGCTGACCGAAACGATCACGTTCCCGCCGTGGTTCTCGCTCGAGACGTGGATGCGAGGGGGCTTCTCGCCGCTGTACTTGATCGCGTTACTGAGAAGGTTTTGCAGGACCTGTCGTAACTGGCTCGGGTCCCCGGTGACTCGCGGGAGGGGATCGGCGGTGATCTCCGCGTCCTGTTCTTCGACCTGGATTTGGAGACTGTCGCGAACGTCCTCGAGAATATCGTCCAGCTCGACCGACTCGAAGGTGTTACCGTGCGTCTCTACGCGGGAGTAGGTGAGCAACGCATCGATCATCTCCCGCATGCGTTCTGCGCCGCCGACGGCGAACTCGAGGAACTCCTGTCCGGTGTCGTCGAGTTCGTCACCGTACCGACGGTCGATGAGTTCGAGGTAACTCGAGACCATCCTGAGCGGTTCCTGCAAATCGTGAGAGGCCGCATA contains the following coding sequences:
- a CDS encoding nuclear transport factor 2 family protein; its protein translation is MTVEDTIRAYYETLRRGGQLELYFLEADSTTKFGVSESLFGYDEVADALSEQTETTSEWTVESHNLLVDDHGAYATFADEVTLAWTDTRSGERWHFETRWSGTLERREGAEDEWRFRTMHVSAPQQL
- a CDS encoding SPW repeat domain-containing protein is translated as MSDPSPGDDETNVGSDHRAGDEDIGADERIESDERVNNAGRGDDGDPRDESTQIANAERRRNSAFVSGVVAVIGIWVALSVLVYDVGTASLWNNIAVGGVVFLAGGYNYYRLSNDIPLSTGIATLVAILGIWLIVAPVLLEMGTGPFWSTVVSGLLIAGLAGYNAYESREARTVATDPNSTRR